Proteins from one Salmonella bongori NCTC 12419 genomic window:
- the ansB gene encoding L-asparaginase 2: MEFFRKTVLAALVMGFSGAAFALPNITILATGGTIAGGGDSATKSNYTAGKVGVDSLVDAVPQLKDIAVVKGEQVVNIGSQDMNDEVWLTLAKKINTECDNTDGFVITHGTDTMEETAYFLDLTVKCNKPVVLVGAMRPSTSMSADGPFNLYNAVVTAADKQSANRGVLVVMNDTVMDGRDVTKTNTTDVATFKAVNYGPLGYIHNGKIDYQRTPARKHTTETPFDVSKLTALPKVGIVYNYANASDLPAKALVDAGYDGIVSAGVGNGNLYKTIFDTLATAAHNGTVVVRSSRVPTGATTQDAEVDDAKYGFVASGTLNPQKARVLLQLALTQTKDPKQIQTMFNQY, encoded by the coding sequence ATGGAGTTTTTCAGGAAAACGGTATTAGCTGCTCTGGTAATGGGTTTCAGCGGCGCGGCGTTTGCTTTACCAAATATCACCATCCTGGCAACCGGCGGGACTATCGCTGGCGGCGGTGATTCCGCAACAAAATCGAATTACACGGCAGGGAAAGTTGGTGTCGACAGTCTGGTAGATGCCGTTCCACAACTGAAGGATATTGCGGTGGTAAAAGGTGAGCAGGTTGTTAACATCGGCTCGCAGGATATGAACGATGAGGTGTGGCTAACGCTGGCGAAAAAAATCAACACCGAATGCGACAATACCGACGGTTTTGTCATCACCCACGGTACCGATACGATGGAAGAGACGGCTTATTTCCTCGATCTGACCGTTAAATGCAACAAACCCGTGGTGCTGGTCGGCGCGATGCGTCCTTCCACGTCAATGAGCGCAGATGGTCCATTCAACCTCTATAATGCGGTAGTCACGGCGGCTGATAAACAGTCTGCTAACCGCGGCGTGCTGGTGGTAATGAACGACACCGTTATGGACGGACGCGATGTGACTAAGACCAATACCACTGACGTGGCGACGTTTAAAGCGGTTAACTACGGCCCTCTGGGTTATATCCATAACGGTAAAATCGATTACCAACGCACACCTGCGCGTAAACATACGACCGAAACGCCCTTTGATGTTTCTAAACTGACCGCGCTGCCAAAAGTGGGTATCGTTTATAACTATGCGAATGCCTCCGATCTGCCGGCAAAAGCGCTGGTAGACGCGGGTTATGATGGGATCGTGAGTGCGGGCGTCGGTAACGGCAACCTGTATAAAACGATTTTTGATACCCTGGCGACCGCCGCGCATAACGGGACGGTAGTGGTACGTTCCTCACGCGTGCCGACCGGCGCAACCACCCAGGATGCGGAAGTCGACGATGCAAAATATGGCTTTGTTGCATCCGGTACGCTGAACCCGCAAAAAGCGCGTGTCTTACTGCAACTGGCGTTGACTCAAACCAAAGATCCGAAACAGATTCAAACGATGTTTAATCAGTACTAA
- a CDS encoding YggN family protein: protein MMRKTLLAAVLTFTAMAAHADYKCSVTPRDDVILSPQTVQVKGENGNLVITPDGNVMYNGKQYTLSAAQREQAKDYQAELRSALPWIDDGARSRVEKSRVALDKIIAKEVGESSNMRSRLTKLDAQLKAQMNRIIEHRTDGLTFHYKAIDQVRADGQQLVNQAMGGILQDSINEVGAKAVLKGGGNPLQGVLGSLGGLQTAIQDEWKNQEKDFQQFGKEVCNRVVTLEDNRKALVSSLK from the coding sequence ATGATGCGCAAAACGCTGCTGGCGGCAGTGCTAACGTTTACGGCGATGGCCGCTCACGCAGATTACAAATGCAGCGTCACGCCGCGTGACGATGTGATTCTGAGTCCGCAAACGGTACAGGTGAAAGGGGAAAACGGCAATCTGGTCATCACGCCGGATGGCAATGTGATGTACAACGGTAAGCAGTACACCCTTAGCGCTGCGCAGCGTGAGCAGGCGAAAGATTACCAGGCGGAGCTGCGAAGTGCGCTGCCGTGGATTGATGATGGCGCCCGGTCGCGTGTTGAAAAAAGTCGCGTAGCGCTGGATAAGATCATCGCTAAAGAGGTGGGTGAAAGCAGTAACATGCGCAGCCGCCTGACGAAGCTTGATGCGCAGCTGAAAGCGCAAATGAACCGTATTATCGAACATCGTACCGACGGCCTGACGTTCCACTATAAGGCTATCGATCAGGTACGGGCCGACGGTCAGCAACTGGTAAACCAGGCGATGGGTGGTATCCTGCAGGACAGCATTAATGAAGTGGGTGCTAAAGCTGTGCTTAAAGGCGGCGGCAATCCTTTACAGGGCGTACTGGGCAGCCTCGGTGGCCTGCAAACTGCCATCCAGGATGAATGGAAAAACCAGGAGAAAGATTTCCAGCAGTTTGGTAAAGAGGTCTGTAACCGCGTGGTGACATTAGAAGACAACCGCAAAGCGTTGGTCAGCAGCCTGAAGTAA
- a CDS encoding YggL family protein, producing MAKNRSRRLRKKMHIDEFQELGFSVAWRFPEGTSEEQVDKIVDDFINDVIEPNKLAFDGSGYLAWEGLICMQEIGKCTEEHQAIVRKWLEARNLEEVRTSELFDVWWD from the coding sequence ATGGCAAAGAACCGTAGTCGTCGTCTGCGTAAAAAAATGCACATTGACGAATTCCAGGAATTAGGTTTTTCGGTAGCATGGCGTTTTCCGGAAGGTACATCTGAGGAGCAGGTCGATAAAATCGTTGATGATTTTATTAATGACGTCATTGAGCCTAATAAACTGGCGTTTGACGGTAGCGGCTACCTGGCCTGGGAAGGGCTGATCTGTATGCAGGAAATAGGTAAATGCACCGAAGAGCATCAGGCGATTGTGCGTAAATGGCTGGAAGCGCGCAACCTCGAAGAAGTCCGCACCAGCGAACTTTTCGACGTTTGGTGGGACTAA
- the trmB gene encoding tRNA (guanosine(46)-N7)-methyltransferase TrmB yields the protein MKNDVISPEFDENGRPLRRIRSFVRRQGRLTKGQEHALENYWPVMGVEFSEEPVDFAGLFGRESPVTLEIGFGMGASLVAMAKARPEQNFLGIEVHSPGVGACLASAHEEGVENLRVMCHDAVEVLHKMIPDNSLSMVQLFFPDPWHKARHNKRRIVQVPFAELVLSKLKLGGVFHMATDWEAYAEHMLEVMSSIDGYKNLSESNDYVPRPASRPVTKFEQRGHRLGHGVWDLMFERVK from the coding sequence ATGAAAAACGACGTCATTTCACCGGAATTTGATGAAAACGGCCGCCCACTGCGCCGGATTCGTAGTTTTGTTCGCCGCCAGGGGCGGCTGACAAAAGGGCAAGAGCACGCGCTGGAAAACTACTGGCCGGTGATGGGCGTTGAGTTTAGCGAAGAACCTGTGGATTTTGCCGGGTTATTTGGCCGTGAATCACCGGTGACCCTGGAGATCGGTTTTGGCATGGGGGCATCGCTGGTGGCGATGGCAAAAGCGCGCCCGGAGCAGAATTTCCTCGGCATTGAAGTGCATTCTCCTGGCGTTGGCGCATGTCTGGCGTCCGCCCATGAAGAGGGCGTTGAAAACCTGCGCGTCATGTGTCATGACGCGGTTGAGGTGCTGCATAAAATGATTCCTGACAATTCGTTATCTATGGTTCAGCTCTTTTTCCCTGACCCGTGGCATAAAGCGCGTCATAATAAACGCCGTATCGTTCAGGTGCCGTTTGCCGAACTGGTATTAAGCAAGCTGAAATTGGGCGGCGTTTTCCATATGGCGACCGACTGGGAAGCGTATGCGGAACACATGCTTGAAGTGATGTCTTCTATCGACGGGTACAAAAATCTGTCAGAGAGCAACGATTATGTACCGCGTCCGGCATCGCGCCCGGTAACGAAATTTGAACAACGTGGCCATCGTCTTGGTCATGGCGTATGGGATTTAATGTTCGAGAGGGTGAAATAA
- the mutY gene encoding A/G-specific adenine glycosylase produces the protein MQASQFSAQVLDWYDKYGRKTLPWQMNKSPYKVWLSEVMLQQTQVTTVIPYFERFMARFPTVTDLAKAPLDEVLHLWTGLGYYARARNLHKAAQQVVALHGGKFPQTFDEVAALPGVGRSTAGAVLSLALGKHYPILDGNVKRVLARCYAISGWPGKKEVENALWSLSEQVTPAHGVERFNQAMMDLGAMVCTRSKPKCSLCPLQSGCIAAANESWSRYPGKKPKQTLPERTGYFLLLQHNKEILLAQRPPSGLWGGLYCFPQFASEDELREWLAQRHVHADNLTQLNAFRHTFSHFHLDIVPMWLPVSSLDACMDEGGSLWYNLAQPPSVGLAAPVERLLQQLRTGAPA, from the coding sequence ATGCAAGCGTCTCAATTTTCAGCCCAGGTTCTGGACTGGTACGACAAATACGGGCGGAAAACGCTGCCCTGGCAAATGAACAAGTCGCCTTACAAAGTATGGCTCTCGGAAGTCATGTTGCAACAAACGCAAGTGACGACGGTTATCCCCTATTTTGAGCGGTTTATGGCGCGCTTCCCCACGGTGACGGATTTAGCGAAGGCACCGCTGGATGAAGTGCTCCATTTATGGACCGGGCTCGGCTATTACGCCCGGGCGCGTAACCTGCATAAAGCAGCGCAACAGGTTGTAGCGTTACACGGCGGAAAATTTCCGCAAACTTTTGACGAAGTCGCAGCACTACCCGGCGTCGGGCGTTCAACCGCAGGCGCAGTCCTCTCCCTGGCATTAGGTAAACATTATCCGATTCTTGATGGAAATGTTAAACGCGTACTGGCTCGCTGTTATGCTATTAGCGGCTGGCCTGGGAAAAAAGAGGTGGAAAATGCGCTGTGGTCGTTGAGTGAACAGGTGACGCCCGCCCACGGCGTGGAGCGATTTAATCAGGCGATGATGGATCTGGGCGCAATGGTTTGCACGCGTTCGAAGCCAAAGTGTTCCCTGTGTCCGCTGCAAAGTGGTTGTATCGCCGCCGCGAATGAAAGCTGGTCGCGCTATCCGGGTAAGAAACCGAAACAGACACTACCAGAGCGTACCGGTTACTTCTTACTGCTACAGCATAATAAGGAGATTTTGCTGGCGCAGCGTCCTCCCAGCGGTTTGTGGGGCGGATTGTACTGCTTCCCGCAGTTCGCCAGTGAAGATGAATTGCGCGAATGGCTGGCGCAACGGCATGTTCACGCTGATAATTTGACCCAGCTTAACGCGTTTCGCCATACGTTTAGCCATTTCCATCTGGATATTGTGCCTATGTGGCTTCCTGTGTCGTCACTGGATGCCTGCATGGATGAAGGCGGCTCGCTCTGGTATAACTTAGCGCAACCGCCGTCAGTCGGGCTGGCGGCCCCCGTGGAGCGCTTGTTACAGCAGTTACGTACCGGCGCGCCGGCTTAA
- a CDS encoding oxidative damage protection protein: MSRTIFCTYLQRDAEGQDFQLYPGELGKRIYNEISKDAWAQWQHKQTMLINEKKLNMMNAEHRKLLEQEMVSFLFEGKDVHIEGYTPEDKK; the protein is encoded by the coding sequence ATGAGCAGAACGATTTTTTGTACTTACCTGCAACGTGACGCTGAAGGACAGGATTTTCAGCTTTACCCCGGCGAACTGGGCAAACGTATCTATAACGAGATCTCTAAGGACGCGTGGGCGCAGTGGCAGCATAAGCAGACCATGTTGATTAATGAGAAAAAGCTCAACATGATGAACGCCGAGCACCGTAAACTGCTGGAGCAGGAGATGGTGAGCTTCCTGTTCGAAGGCAAAGACGTTCATATCGAAGGTTATACGCCGGAAGATAAAAAATAG